The DNA window AGGATCACGGCAGACTGGGACGACTATAAAATTACAATAGATCATTACACTGTTACCGGAGATGAGGTAGTGGCTTTCGGCACGTATTCCGGCACTAACAGGAAAACCGGCAAATCCTTTAAGGCCCGTGTGGCCCACCATTATGAACTGAAGAACAGAAAGATTGTCCGGTTTGAACAGTTTGTAGACAGCCAACAGGCGATAGATGCTATGAAATAAATAAAGTAGAAGTCAGCCACACGGAGGCTGACTTCAGCTTTTTATCCGGCAACCCTGGCCATGGCTTTTTGTGGCAGTTGCAGATCGCCACCCTGGTTTCGAAGAATAAATTTGAAAGCGGTGATTTGCCAGACAGCAGTATTCTTTTTTAACGCTACTTCGTAGTTGCCTTCTACAATCCATTCTGCATCTGCAATCAGATGGCTGGCATGGCCGGTAAACCGCGCAGTGGCGGTATCTCCCTGTATAGCAATGTCGAAATCAGCAATATGATGCGCTGTTTTGTCAAATCCGGGCAGTAGCTGTTTCCACATGTGGATGATCTCCTGTGGAGGTAGCACCAGCGGCTGTCCACCTGCCATCGAGGTGTAGTCATATACTACCTCAGCCGCAAAGGCTCTTTGTACCTGCTCCCAATCTCTGCTGTCTGCTCCGCCGAACACGGAATGTAATACCAACGCGATTTTTTCAGTTTCCATAATTGATAGTTTGTGGATAATGCGGGCCGAAGTTATAAAATTTAGTAACAGGTGCTGTCCCGTTTTGTACAATGATAAAAACCTGCTACCGGTTAATGTTGCATTATTGTTCCAGGAGATGTGGCGGTAGGACGTTCAGAATGGAGCATCACCAACGGCAATGAAGTGAAGGTAAGCGCCAAAGGTATTGAAGTGATGAAACAGCAGGCAGATGGCACCTGGAAGATTATCATAGACCATGCTTTCGGAGCGCTGGAAGATATGCAGGCATAGGTTTTTTACGCGGTAGGTCTGCAGGGGAAATCACGTAAAAGCGGGATTTCATGTCTGTTTGTTTTATTATAAATTGTTAGTATTTCTAATCACTCAAACCTGTAAAGTATGAAAAAGAAACCCGCTGCCAAGTTGAAACTGGCTAAAATCAAGATTGTAGCCCTCGGTAAAACTGTTGCGATGGAAGATCACAACCGTACCCTGCCGATTACACAACACAAAACCTGTCCTCCGACCAATTGGGTTTGTTAGTACTGTAGGCAAGCTATTCCTAGTAATGACAACCGGCGTATGGGATATCCTATACGCCGGTTGTTTTTTCTGAAGCCGGCTCATCTTCGTACGTCTTTGGCCGTTATATAAGGTTACTTCTTCGTAAATTGCTCCCGTAACCCATATATAGTCAAATGAAGAATTATTTTGAAAGCCCCTTCCGGGGAAAATTATTATCGGAGCAGGTTACCAATCCTAATATTGTTGTCGGTGAATACAGCTATTATTCCGGTTATTACCACGGGCATTCCTTTGATGACTGCGCCCGTTATCTGCCTCCTGATCGTAACGATGTAGACAAACTGATTATCGGTAGTTATTGTTCTATCGGCAGCGGAGCTGCTTTTATTATGTGTGGCAATCAGGGCCATCGGCACGACTGGATTTCGAGTTTCCCTTTCTTTTATATGCAGGAAGAACCGGCTTTTCATGGAAGTATCAATGCTTATGAAGCTGCAGGGGACACGGTAGTGGGTAATGATGTGTGGATAGGTGCTGAAGCGATGGTGATGCCGGGTGTGAAAATAGGCCACGGTGCTGTAATTGGGAGTAGGGCCCTTGTTACAAAAGACGTGGCGCCGTATACGATAGTGGGCGGTAACCCGGCTAAAGAAATCCGTAAGCGTTTTCCCGGAGAGGAGATACAGCTGCTCCTGGAAATGGAATGGTGGAACTGGCCTAAGTCATTGCTGGAACAGGCTATGCCGCTGTTGTGCGATGGTAATGTCAAAGCACTGTATGATTTTTTTCTGAAACATCATTCCTGAAAAATAAGGCTATAAAATTCCTGTATAGTTATGAAAAGAACAGCATGGTTTGACCGGGTGTTTCCGGTCATTACAGACAATGGAACAATGCCCTCCATTATTGAGCGCCTGAGTGGTACATCTGCGAGGGTGGAAGAAATGACCCGCGGTCTCGAAGAAAGTTTATTGATCCGTAAGGTAGATGGACAGTGGTCTGTTAAAGAAGAGGTAGGTCATCTGTCTGATATGGAACCACTCTGGCTGGGACGTTTGGGTGATTTTGTAAAAGGCCTGCCAGAGCTAACAGTGGCAGATCTTACCAATCAGCGGACACATAATGCTAACCACAATGCTGTTAGCCTGGACGAGTTATTACAACGATTCCGGGAACAAAGGGCTTTGATGGTGGCCAGGCTGTGGCAGCTGGAGGAAACGCAGCTGGAGAAAACAGCCCTGCACCCGCGTTTAAAAACACCGATGCGTATCATTGACCTGGCTTATTTTGTTGCCGAACATGATGACCACCATCTGGCCGGTATCCGTGAAAAGATGCTGTAATATCAGCCCAGTAATGTTTTTACGGTATCAGCCGTAAACGTTAGCTTAAGCTCCATCTCATCGTCATGGTTTCTTTTAAATGCTACAGCTACTAAATTACGAAGTATTCCGGGAGCCGCACGCAGAGTGGCTCCCGGAGTATGAATTAAATTCCTTCGGCGGCTTTGCTGATAAAGCTGGCGATCTCTTTAGGGTGAGTGGCCAGGGAAGCGTGGCTGGCAGCCAGTGAGATAGTTTGAGCCTTCATACGGTCAGCCATAAAACGTTGTGTGTCGGGTGGTATCATCCGGTCGTTTTCAGATACCTGGTACCATACCGGAAAATTCTTCCAGCCAACACCACTGGGTTTGTCTTCAAAACATCTGCCGGCAATTGGTTTCTGGGTAGCGGCCATCACGGTGGCATCGTCCGGTGAAGCATCCTGACAAAAACTCTCTCCGAATTTGTCCCGTTTGATCCATAGAAAACCATACTGGTCAGGGTAGATATTGGCCCCGCCAGGTGCCGGTTGCCCTCTTTGTAATAGTGCCGCCAGGTTTTCAGATTCATCAGGAGCGAAGGCGGCGATGTACACCAATCCTGCTGTGCCAGGTGTCTTTCCGGCTGCTTCAGTGATGATGGCGCCACCATAGGAATGACCTACCAGTAAGGATTTGCCTTCCAGTTGTCCGGCCATTCTGCGGACAGACTCTGCATCATCGGCCAGGGATGTCAGCGGACATTGGGGCGCTACTACTGTATAGCCCTGGGCGGTCAACAAGGGAATAACCTTGTTCCAATGCATACTTTCGCCCCAGGCACCATGTACCAGGACGATATTCACTTTGTTTGCCATCTTGATAGCTTTTTTTGGGTACAAAAAAACTGCGGGTTATAATCACATGACGATCTAATGCCAGTCTGGAGGAATGCTGTTAAAAGTTACTGTAATCTTTCCATGCCTGGAAATTTATTTTACCATGACGGAATAAATAAATGTTGATCTTTATTTTTTAATCCTTATTCCCATGAAATTGTTTTTAACGCTCTCAGCGTTCTGCTGTACTGTTGGGTATCAAACCCATGCCCAGGATACTTCATTCCCAGGTAACGTTGGTGTTGGTACCACTACCCCCAACGCCTATACGCATGGAGGCACCAATCGTGTACTGGAAATCATGAATCCTGGTACCCTTACCAATAGCCAGGCCCACCTTATACTCAGCAGCGGGGCTACTGCCAACAAAGGATCTGTAGGTTCTGTTTCCTGGGTTACCCCCAACTCCACCGGAATGAAACTGATGGCTTTCATTGGCGGGCATATCAGCGGTGATGCGACTACCAATACACAGGGTAACCTGGTGTTTGCAACTTCCGCCGGAAACGGTCCGCTCCAGCGTGCTGTAATCACTTCCAACGGATACCTGGGCCTGGGTACGGATAACCCCATCCGCTTGTTTACCCTGGCTGCAGATAATAATCCTGAACTGGTATTTCAGAATAACGGCCGCCTGCCAGACCAGCGGTATTATCGTATATACACCGGCGGTAGTAAAACACTGTTTGGCACACTTAAAGATGATGGCTCTTCCGGTAATGATCAACTCAGTATCGATCATCTTACTGGTAATGTGGGCATCGGTAAAACAGATGCACAGGCTTACTTCCATGGCGGCAATAATCGGGTACTGGAAATCCATAATCCAGGAACAGTGGCGAACAGCCAATCTCATCTGATATTGAGCACCGGTGCCACGGCCAATGCAGGCAGTATCGGTTCTGTTACATGGACTGTGCCCAATGCTCCCGGCGCTAAAGGAGTGGCATACATCGGCGCCATCATGGACAAGGCAGCTACTACAGACGCTTCCGGTTTCCTGGTTTTTGCTACAGCGGATAAAGGCCTTCCGCTGGAAAGAATGCGGATCAGCCCGGACGGGAACATCGGCATCGGGGCTCAACCACAACAGGATTATAAACTGGCGGTCAACGGTACTATCGGATCCCGAAAGGTAAAAGTTACGCAGGAAACCTGGGCGGATATGGTATTTGATCCGGCTTACCAACTGCCATCACTAAACGAAGTTGCAGCGCACATTGAGCAGAATAAACACCTTCCTGGCATCCCTTCTGCTGCGGAAGTAACTACCCGGGGACTGGACCTCGGCGAAATGCAAAAACTGCAGATGCAGAAAATAGAAGAACTTACACTTTATATCATCGAACTCAATAGAAAACTCGGAAGCCAGCAGGAACAGATAATACGGCAGGAGGCCGTTATCAATGCCTTAAAAAATAAGGACAGCAAAACAACAGTTCCCACTGAATAACTTATCTTGCCCAAAATTTTAAAAACGGAATATCATGTCAACTTCCGCAGCATTAACAGCCCCCGACCTGATCGCACAGTACGGCGGCATTGCACTGGATAAACAGAATGACCTCGCCGCTGTAATCGGCAATAACGACTGGAATGCAGACCTGACAGAAGGTACCCTCAGCTTCGGCGATGAGCTGGTATTTCCGATCCAGGTGCTGGGTACGCTCTCTCATGTGTCCAATACCTTTCTGTGGGGATGGGCCAATGTCCAGTCTGATATCCCTGAAAATCTGTTACAGGAAGCTTTACAGCTGAAACAATACGGAGAACAGCATCAGGTGGCGCTTTTTACCAACAGCCAGTTTGAGGCTTCGCTCAACGAAGTACATTATATAGGTATGATCGCCTCCGGTATGTTTGGCTCCAGTGCCTACTATGTGGCCGACTACGGACAGGGCGCTTTATTGGTTACCATCAAAAGTGATATCATTGATGCCGCCCGCACGGACACGCCTCAACGTATTCTTACCGTGTTCCCTCAGCTGATATCACTGTTTGAAATGGACCACCGCCAGGCACTTACCAGTTACCTGAAAGCCAGGGACTTTACCATCACTGTTTCCGGTAATGAGTTAACTGCCACCCACAATGATAACAGTATTGTAGCCGCTTTCGATGAACAGAACCGCCTTGCCAGCCTCAATGGCAAGCTATTATAGGTCCCAGGGCTGAAGCCCTGGGCTAATATAGGCTGAAGCCTTGGGCTAATAAGCTAAAGCCCTGGGCTAGTATGCTAAAACGCTGAGTTAATTGCTAAAGTCCAGGGCTAATATGTTTAAGTCCTGGACTCATTTTTATCCCCCGTCTTCTCTCCCCGAAAATATTTTTTTCTCCGACATAAGGGTTTTATTTCATCATCGTGTATTAGTAGCAGTTATCACTACTGATTGTCTTGCGTTAGCGCTGCGTATGCCAGTCAACCATGCTAATTTTTTATGATGATGGAACGTGCTTTTTACTATGCCATACTATGCTGGAAAGCAGCTGTCAGGATTCTGTTTTTCCCTTTATACCTGCTGGTTTTTTTTGGGGATTTATTATGGAGATGCCTGCCTTTTGTCAACAAGGATAGTGCTGAAAGAAAGAAATGATTCCCAAAGACTATTTTGTTATGACAAATAAAAAAACGGCTGTTATTATCGGCGCTGGTCCTGCGGGATTGACTGCAGCTTATGAATTGCTCAAGAGAACGGATATTAAACCCATCATACTTGAAATGTCGGGAGATATTGGCGGGATTTCGAAAACAGTCCGCTATAAGGGCAACAGAATAGACATTGGAGGCCATCGTTTTTTTTCCAAGTCAGACCGTGTGATGGAATGGTGGCTTGATATCATGCCTATCGCCTCAGGAGAGGAAGAAGTTAATATCACCTATCAGCAGAAAACCAGAACAGTAAAGAACGAACAAAAAACAACGGATGGTAATCTGGTGATGCTGGTACGTGACAGGTTGTCGAGGATTTATTACCAGCGGAAGCTGTTTCTTTATCCGCTTACCATGTCGGTCAGCACTATTTCCAAACTGGGACTGTTCCGGCTTTTCCGGATCATGATCTCTTACGGATATGCCCGGCTTTTCTTCCGTAAAAAGGAAAAAACGCTCGAAGACTTTTTTATCAAACGTTTCGGGCGCGTACTATATGAAACTTTCTTTAAAGACTATACAGAAAAGGTTTGGGGAAAGCCCTGCCACGAAATCGATGCAGAGTGGGGACATCAGCGTATCAAAAAACTATCGGTGTCTAAAACAATACTGCACGCATTACAAAAACTTTTTGCCAAAACAGGAGAAGATATTGCGCAAAAGAAAACGGAAACCAGTCTTATAGAAAGATTCCTGTATCCAAAATTTGGGCCGGGTCAGCTTTGGGAAGAGGTTGCAGCCCGCATTACCGCGATGGGAGGGGAGATACGGCTCCACCAACCGGTAACGGGTGTGCAACTGGCGCACGGTACTGTACAAAGTGTAAGTACCCCCGATGGTTGCTACAGTGGAGACTATTTTTTCTCCACCATGCCAGTGAAAGACCTGGCGGCAGCCATGAAAGAAGCGGTGCCCGGCCCGATACAGGAAATTGCCCGCGGATTGGAATACCGCGATTTTGTCACCGTTGGGCTTCTGGTAGACAAACTGGTGCTTTCGCCAGACCATGCGCTCGTAAAGGACAACTGGATCTATATTCAGGAAAATGATGTCCGCGTCGGCCGCCTCCAGATCTTTAATAACTGGAGCCCATTTATGGTCAGTGATCCATCCAAAGTATGGATAGGCCTGGAATATTTTTGTAATGAAGGTGATGAGTTATGGAGTATGGAAAATCAACAGTTTATTAACTTTGGCATCGCCGAACTGGAAAAGATCGGTGTTATCCGCCAGGAAGATGTACTGGACAGCACTTTGGTGAGGATGCAAAAAACATATCCGGCTTATTTCGGCACCTATCACCGGTTCGATGAACTCAGAAATTATATGGACACGATCAGCAACCTGTTTCTCATCGGTCGAAACGGTATGCATAAATACAATAACGCCGATCACTCTATGCTCACCGCTATGACTGCCGTAGATAATATCATCGGAGGCATTACAGACCGGCGTAATATCTGGGAGATCAATACCGAACAGGAATATCACGAAGAAAAACAGACCGTATGAAATCACTGAAGCGTTACGACTACCTGATCTATACTTTTATTTTTGTGGTCATTTCGGTGATCTGGTCGCAGCTGTCGAATTTTACCTGGGATGATGATGCTATCACCCGTCTGATGAATGTGCAGGATGCCCGTCATAATAGCCTGCAGTGGCTGTCTGCATGGAACCGGCCATTGTTTGTGGTATTGTTTTATCTGCCGATACAGGCTTTCGGTAAAACAGGCGCCATGTTGCTCATGGTGGCGCTGACAGCAATATCCGGCATATTGTTGTACAAAGGTCTCCGTCATAAAGGAGTACCGCATGCTTCGGTGGCGGTGGTGTTCCTGTTGTTTCAGACTTTCCTCTTTGGCATCGCCAGAGATGCCATGACAGAACCACTGGCTTCTTTCCTGATATGTTTAGGTCTTTATTGTTTTTATACAGAGAAGTTTCAATGGTTTGCACTCATAGGCGGATTGTTGCCCCTGGCCCGCTCAGAAGGAATTCTGCTGATGCCTTTCTGGTTGTATCCGTTGCTGCAGCGTCGCCTGTACCATTATATTCCTTTGATGGCCGCAGGTATGTTAGCTTGGGCGCTGGGCTGGTATGCGTATTCCGGCAGGCCCCTGGCGCTAATGCAGGAGCTGCTGTCGAGCGGCAACAGTAAAAACCGGTATGCGCATGTTAGTCTTACTCATCATTCCGGTAAATATGTTTACGTACTGGGACCGGTAGCCTTTTTCTTTTTTCTATGGGGCTACCTGGGCAGTCTCAGAAAAATGTTGTCTGATTATTTTGTCTTGTTGCAGTTTACGGTGGGATTCCTGGTATATGTCATCTTTGCGGTGTATATGGACCTGGGGCAGTCTGGTGGCGCGTTGCGCAATCTCATTACTTTGTCGCCGCTGGCGGCGGTCATCTGTCTGTATGGGTTTAACTACTGGATGGCCCTTTGGCCACTACCAGCTGCTGATACTAAAACGGCTAAACGAAAATCTACGCAGCCGGTAACGCCTGTAAAAAGGGATGAACTGTGGGTGTATGTGGTT is part of the Chitinophaga flava genome and encodes:
- a CDS encoding Cif family virulence factor, which codes for MAVGRSEWSITNGNEVKVSAKGIEVMKQQADGTWKIIIDHAFGALEDMQA
- a CDS encoding NAD(P)/FAD-dependent oxidoreductase codes for the protein MTNKKTAVIIGAGPAGLTAAYELLKRTDIKPIILEMSGDIGGISKTVRYKGNRIDIGGHRFFSKSDRVMEWWLDIMPIASGEEEVNITYQQKTRTVKNEQKTTDGNLVMLVRDRLSRIYYQRKLFLYPLTMSVSTISKLGLFRLFRIMISYGYARLFFRKKEKTLEDFFIKRFGRVLYETFFKDYTEKVWGKPCHEIDAEWGHQRIKKLSVSKTILHALQKLFAKTGEDIAQKKTETSLIERFLYPKFGPGQLWEEVAARITAMGGEIRLHQPVTGVQLAHGTVQSVSTPDGCYSGDYFFSTMPVKDLAAAMKEAVPGPIQEIARGLEYRDFVTVGLLVDKLVLSPDHALVKDNWIYIQENDVRVGRLQIFNNWSPFMVSDPSKVWIGLEYFCNEGDELWSMENQQFINFGIAELEKIGVIRQEDVLDSTLVRMQKTYPAYFGTYHRFDELRNYMDTISNLFLIGRNGMHKYNNADHSMLTAMTAVDNIIGGITDRRNIWEINTEQEYHEEKQTV
- the catB gene encoding type B chloramphenicol O-acetyltransferase, giving the protein MKNYFESPFRGKLLSEQVTNPNIVVGEYSYYSGYYHGHSFDDCARYLPPDRNDVDKLIIGSYCSIGSGAAFIMCGNQGHRHDWISSFPFFYMQEEPAFHGSINAYEAAGDTVVGNDVWIGAEAMVMPGVKIGHGAVIGSRALVTKDVAPYTIVGGNPAKEIRKRFPGEEIQLLLEMEWWNWPKSLLEQAMPLLCDGNVKALYDFFLKHHS
- a CDS encoding nuclear transport factor 2 family protein, whose translation is METEKIALVLHSVFGGADSRDWEQVQRAFAAEVVYDYTSMAGGQPLVLPPQEIIHMWKQLLPGFDKTAHHIADFDIAIQGDTATARFTGHASHLIADAEWIVEGNYEVALKKNTAVWQITAFKFILRNQGGDLQLPQKAMARVAG
- a CDS encoding DinB family protein, which codes for MKRTAWFDRVFPVITDNGTMPSIIERLSGTSARVEEMTRGLEESLLIRKVDGQWSVKEEVGHLSDMEPLWLGRLGDFVKGLPELTVADLTNQRTHNANHNAVSLDELLQRFREQRALMVARLWQLEETQLEKTALHPRLKTPMRIIDLAYFVAEHDDHHLAGIREKML
- a CDS encoding DUF6882 domain-containing protein; amino-acid sequence: MSTSAALTAPDLIAQYGGIALDKQNDLAAVIGNNDWNADLTEGTLSFGDELVFPIQVLGTLSHVSNTFLWGWANVQSDIPENLLQEALQLKQYGEQHQVALFTNSQFEASLNEVHYIGMIASGMFGSSAYYVADYGQGALLVTIKSDIIDAARTDTPQRILTVFPQLISLFEMDHRQALTSYLKARDFTITVSGNELTATHNDNSIVAAFDEQNRLASLNGKLL
- a CDS encoding alpha/beta hydrolase; the protein is MANKVNIVLVHGAWGESMHWNKVIPLLTAQGYTVVAPQCPLTSLADDAESVRRMAGQLEGKSLLVGHSYGGAIITEAAGKTPGTAGLVYIAAFAPDESENLAALLQRGQPAPGGANIYPDQYGFLWIKRDKFGESFCQDASPDDATVMAATQKPIAGRCFEDKPSGVGWKNFPVWYQVSENDRMIPPDTQRFMADRMKAQTISLAASHASLATHPKEIASFISKAAEGI